In a single window of the Nocardioides massiliensis genome:
- a CDS encoding alpha/beta fold hydrolase produces the protein MVFLVSERIGQVFVGDDRLEYTEYGAGDRWVVLVHGQLLTRRMHRPLARALAAEGAHVLTIDLLGHGRSDRPADPQAYSVPGFAAQVLAVLDELGVEEAVFGGTSLGANVALEVADAAPGRVRGLLLEMPVLDNAVEAGILAFGPLLFAGRFLPLPVHAVRRVSRAVPRGIVPFWTSVLLETLDQKPAPMAALVHGIFFGRVAPPSARRRLITAPALVVGHPRDPIHPAADAAMLADELPHGRFVRANGLLEWRLRPERLDAEAVAFVASCWQRPRARRARPTTRSR, from the coding sequence ATGGTCTTCTTGGTCAGTGAGCGGATCGGTCAGGTGTTCGTCGGCGACGACCGGCTGGAGTACACCGAGTACGGCGCCGGCGACCGCTGGGTCGTGCTCGTCCACGGCCAGCTGCTGACGAGGCGGATGCACCGTCCGCTGGCCCGCGCACTGGCGGCCGAGGGCGCGCACGTGCTCACCATCGACCTGCTCGGGCACGGGAGGTCGGACCGGCCGGCCGACCCGCAGGCGTACTCCGTGCCGGGCTTCGCCGCGCAGGTGCTGGCGGTCCTCGACGAGCTCGGGGTCGAGGAGGCGGTGTTCGGCGGTACGTCGCTCGGCGCCAACGTCGCCCTCGAGGTCGCCGATGCTGCCCCTGGTCGCGTGCGGGGACTGCTGCTGGAGATGCCCGTACTCGACAACGCCGTGGAGGCGGGCATCCTCGCGTTCGGTCCGTTGCTGTTCGCCGGTCGCTTCCTGCCGTTGCCGGTGCACGCCGTACGCCGGGTGTCGCGGGCCGTGCCGCGCGGGATCGTGCCGTTCTGGACCAGTGTGCTGCTCGAGACGCTCGACCAGAAGCCGGCACCGATGGCGGCGCTCGTGCACGGCATCTTCTTCGGCCGAGTGGCGCCACCGTCGGCTCGCCGTCGCCTCATCACGGCGCCCGCGCTCGTCGTCGGCCATCCCCGCGACCCGATCCATCCCGCTGCGGACGCCGCCATGCTCGCCGACGAGCTGCCCCACGGCAGGTTCGTCCGTGCCAACGGTCTGCTGGAGTGGCGCCTGCGGCCCGAACGGCTCGACGCTGAAGCGGTGGCGTTCGTCGCGTCCTGCTGGCAGCGCCCCCGCGCCCGGCGGGCGCGGCCGACGACCCGGTCGCGCTAG
- a CDS encoding rhodanese-like domain-containing protein — translation MSTPQPTPYAGDIDPQQAWEMLAGDPDAVMVDCRTQAEWTFVGIADLGELGKQVAYIEWNRFPGGFNDGFVEDLQAAGVRPDQPVVFLCRSGQRSIGAATLATEAGFARSYNITEGFEGPVGPSGHRDVAGWKVRGLPWRQG, via the coding sequence ATGAGCACTCCGCAGCCAACGCCGTACGCCGGGGACATCGACCCGCAGCAGGCCTGGGAGATGCTCGCGGGCGACCCGGACGCGGTGATGGTCGACTGCCGGACGCAGGCCGAGTGGACGTTCGTCGGGATCGCCGACCTGGGGGAGCTGGGCAAACAGGTCGCCTACATCGAGTGGAACCGGTTCCCCGGGGGGTTCAACGACGGCTTCGTCGAGGACCTGCAGGCCGCGGGGGTGCGCCCCGACCAGCCGGTCGTCTTCCTGTGCCGGTCCGGCCAGCGCTCGATCGGTGCCGCGACCCTGGCGACCGAGGCCGGGTTCGCGCGCTCCTACAACATCACCGAGGGGTTCGAGGGTCCGGTGGGCCCGTCCGGGCACCGCGACGTCGCGGGCTGGAAGGTCCGCGGGCTGCCGTGGCGGCAGGGGTGA
- a CDS encoding transposase, with the protein MDQGSANRSADWVRQQAQRVAAEVVAEAEQTDAREDAEDDSDRLPPQFANRKDRAASIKKALDELDRRRGEEAEQDQADRVRAEQILARAATEAMPGPVPAGVDPVAYHRARISRFQRLLAENETAPGQTAARVRFDARKALERAEQALNEAEAASAAGEVDLRGPRRRARDRRTARARARGGQGEVVNTTDPESRLMTEGAGGGSVQGYNAQIAVSDDHFIAGIHVSQEANDTGCFTPTLNEVTAQVRALDKQIDLVLADAGYFTDDNLTTTGPERLIAPGKSRDLHADAARRPATGPRSEEVSVKDAMRHRLRQPQNVERYKRRSATVEPVIAHLKEQVGLRRFAQRGLAAVTAELHLAAAVVNLTRLHRAQAATG; encoded by the coding sequence GTGGATCAGGGCTCAGCGAACCGGTCCGCGGACTGGGTGCGTCAACAAGCCCAACGCGTCGCGGCCGAGGTGGTCGCCGAGGCTGAGCAGACCGACGCCCGCGAGGATGCCGAGGACGACTCTGATCGGCTCCCGCCGCAGTTCGCCAACCGCAAAGACCGTGCGGCAAGCATCAAGAAGGCCCTCGATGAGCTCGATCGTCGTCGCGGTGAGGAGGCCGAGCAGGACCAGGCCGACCGGGTTCGTGCTGAACAGATCCTGGCGCGCGCTGCCACCGAGGCGATGCCGGGACCGGTCCCAGCCGGGGTGGACCCGGTGGCCTATCACCGGGCGCGGATCAGCCGGTTTCAACGGCTGCTTGCCGAGAACGAGACGGCGCCGGGCCAAACAGCTGCCCGGGTCCGGTTCGACGCGCGCAAGGCCCTGGAGCGAGCTGAACAAGCACTCAACGAGGCTGAGGCCGCAAGCGCCGCGGGCGAGGTCGATCTGCGCGGCCCGCGTCGCCGCGCGCGTGATCGTCGAACGGCACGGGCACGCGCCCGCGGCGGCCAGGGAGAGGTGGTCAACACCACCGATCCTGAATCACGGTTGATGACCGAGGGCGCTGGTGGCGGATCGGTGCAGGGCTATAACGCCCAGATCGCGGTCAGTGACGACCACTTCATCGCTGGGATCCACGTGTCTCAAGAGGCCAACGACACCGGCTGCTTCACCCCGACGCTGAACGAGGTCACTGCCCAAGTTCGGGCGTTGGACAAGCAGATCGATCTGGTGCTGGCCGACGCCGGCTACTTCACCGACGACAACCTCACCACCACCGGACCCGAACGGTTGATCGCACCGGGCAAGAGCCGCGATCTCCACGCCGATGCCGCTCGTCGACCAGCCACCGGCCCGCGGTCAGAGGAGGTCTCGGTCAAAGACGCAATGCGTCACCGGCTGCGACAACCCCAGAACGTTGAACGCTACAAACGTCGCAGCGCCACCGTCGAACCCGTCATCGCCCACCTCAAAGAACAAGTCGGCCTACGTCGCTTCGCTCAACGCGGCCTCGCCGCCGTGACCGCCGAACTCCACCTCGCAGCCGCAGTCGTCAACCTCACCCGCCTCCACCGAGCACAAGCAGCCACCGGCTGA
- a CDS encoding isoprenyl transferase has protein sequence MARRSPRKAPVRTVRAPSPHPSGARPPEIPAELVPRHVAIVMDGNGRWAKQQGLPRTAGHEAGESSLFDIVEGAIEIGVKAISAYAFSTENWGRSPDEVRFLMGFNRDVIRRRRDEMHELGVRVRWAGRAPRLWRSVIKELRVAEEMTKDNDVFTLTMCVNYGGRAELADAARGLAQDVAAGKVNADRVDERTFARYLYVPELADADLVWRTSGEQRLSNFMLWQAAYAEMVFTDVLWPDADRRHLWDAVETYAKRDRRYGGAES, from the coding sequence GTGGCACGACGTAGTCCACGCAAGGCGCCGGTACGCACCGTACGGGCTCCGTCGCCGCACCCCTCCGGAGCCCGCCCCCCGGAGATCCCGGCCGAGCTCGTGCCGCGCCACGTCGCCATCGTGATGGACGGCAACGGCCGTTGGGCCAAGCAGCAGGGTCTGCCGCGCACGGCCGGCCACGAGGCGGGGGAGTCCTCGCTCTTCGACATCGTCGAGGGGGCGATCGAGATCGGTGTGAAGGCGATCTCCGCCTACGCCTTCTCCACCGAGAACTGGGGCCGCTCGCCCGACGAGGTGCGCTTCCTCATGGGCTTCAACCGCGACGTGATCCGCCGCCGCCGCGACGAGATGCACGAGCTCGGCGTACGCGTCCGTTGGGCGGGCCGCGCGCCCCGGCTGTGGCGATCGGTCATCAAGGAGCTCCGGGTCGCGGAGGAGATGACCAAGGACAACGACGTGTTCACGTTGACGATGTGTGTCAACTACGGAGGTCGAGCCGAGCTTGCCGACGCTGCGCGAGGTCTGGCGCAGGACGTCGCGGCCGGCAAGGTCAACGCCGATCGTGTCGACGAGCGCACCTTCGCGCGCTACCTCTACGTCCCCGAGCTCGCCGACGCCGATCTCGTGTGGCGCACCTCCGGCGAGCAACGCCTGTCGAACTTCATGCTCTGGCAGGCGGCGTACGCCGAGATGGTGTTCACCGACGTCCTGTGGCCCGACGCCGACCGGCGGCACCTCTGGGACGCCGTGGAGACCTACGCCAAGCGCGACCGCAGGTACGGCGGCGCCGAGAGCTGA
- a CDS encoding IS1380 family transposase — translation MKASHTIRPVFDDPNLVSAAGLVPALRLAESAGLHDLLAQRLTVPSPNAATKATSVVGGMLAGADSIDDLDLLRHGGMGRLFGGVRAPSTLGTFLRSFTHGHVQQLDAVGGRLLAGLADRVPGLVAGGDAAEETAFIDVDDTIREVHGYAKQGAAYGYSRVRGLNIQLATVSTPLSAPVIARARLRKGNTASAAGAGRLLAQAIGTARASGVKGPILCRADSAYYGWAFVGTAIRAKTWFSVTARMTPSVSAAITGIDQEAWTPIKYPNAIWEETEQRWISDAEVAEVAFVAFTGRRKAEHVACRLVVRRVKRLQALAGDGTEQGELFASYRHHAFITNSTLDIVEADQAHRDHAIVEQVIAELKDGALAHLPSGKYAANAAWVALAVIAFNIARATAVAANMAKVRWATLRKRIINIPARIAATGRRLILHLPIRWPWAEQWDTLHALATGPPTPATT, via the coding sequence GTGAAAGCCTCTCACACGATCAGGCCCGTCTTCGATGATCCGAACTTGGTGTCGGCCGCAGGTCTGGTTCCGGCGCTTCGGTTGGCCGAGTCGGCCGGCCTGCACGATCTCCTCGCGCAGCGACTGACGGTGCCTTCGCCGAATGCGGCGACGAAGGCGACCAGCGTGGTGGGCGGGATGCTCGCGGGCGCAGACAGCATCGATGACCTGGACCTACTCCGGCACGGCGGGATGGGTCGGCTGTTCGGCGGGGTGCGGGCACCCTCCACGCTGGGCACGTTCCTACGTTCCTTCACCCACGGGCACGTGCAGCAGCTCGACGCGGTCGGTGGCCGGCTCCTGGCCGGCCTCGCCGACCGGGTTCCAGGACTGGTCGCTGGCGGCGATGCCGCTGAGGAGACCGCGTTCATCGATGTCGATGACACGATCCGCGAGGTCCACGGCTATGCCAAGCAAGGCGCCGCCTACGGCTACTCCCGGGTGCGGGGGCTGAACATCCAGCTCGCCACGGTCTCCACGCCGTTGAGCGCGCCCGTGATCGCTCGGGCACGGCTACGCAAGGGCAACACCGCGTCCGCAGCGGGTGCCGGCCGGCTGCTGGCCCAGGCCATCGGCACCGCCCGTGCATCGGGCGTGAAGGGCCCGATCCTGTGCCGGGCCGACTCGGCCTACTACGGATGGGCCTTCGTCGGGACCGCGATCCGCGCGAAGACCTGGTTCTCCGTGACCGCCCGGATGACCCCCAGCGTGAGCGCCGCAATCACCGGCATCGACCAAGAAGCATGGACACCGATCAAGTATCCGAACGCGATCTGGGAGGAGACAGAGCAGCGCTGGATCTCCGACGCGGAGGTCGCCGAGGTGGCCTTCGTGGCGTTCACCGGCCGCCGCAAGGCCGAGCACGTGGCCTGCCGGCTGGTTGTGCGCCGGGTCAAGCGGCTCCAGGCCCTCGCCGGCGACGGCACCGAACAAGGTGAGCTGTTCGCCAGCTACCGGCACCACGCGTTCATCACCAACTCCACCCTCGACATCGTTGAGGCAGACCAGGCTCACCGTGACCACGCGATCGTCGAGCAGGTCATCGCCGAACTCAAGGACGGCGCCCTGGCGCACCTGCCGTCGGGGAAGTACGCGGCGAACGCCGCGTGGGTCGCGCTCGCAGTGATCGCGTTCAACATCGCCCGTGCCACCGCCGTCGCCGCCAACATGGCCAAGGTCCGATGGGCGACCCTGCGCAAGCGGATCATCAACATCCCCGCCCGGATCGCGGCCACCGGCCGCCGACTCATCCTGCACCTCCCGATCCGATGGCCCTGGGCAGAGCAGTGGGACACCCTCCACGCGCTCGCGACCGGACCACCAACACCCGCCACGACGTGA
- a CDS encoding MarR family winged helix-turn-helix transcriptional regulator: MDDTTDRIEQHLTTLFRRVQKIHVFTSHGEFALDRSGYGLLCRIADEGPQRLGSFATAFGLDPSTITRQVQALERAGLAERQPDPDDRRAALLSLTDEGRTAVLETRAHRRRRLEQVLADWSPEDRRDFARLVAQFNESTDRLISAEHAADS; this comes from the coding sequence GTGGACGACACCACGGATCGCATCGAGCAGCACCTCACGACGCTGTTCCGGCGCGTGCAGAAGATCCACGTGTTCACCTCCCACGGCGAGTTCGCCCTCGACCGCTCCGGCTACGGCCTGCTGTGCCGGATCGCCGACGAGGGGCCGCAGCGCCTGGGCTCCTTCGCCACGGCCTTCGGCCTCGACCCCTCGACCATCACCCGCCAGGTGCAGGCACTCGAGCGGGCCGGCCTCGCCGAGCGCCAGCCCGACCCCGACGACCGCCGCGCCGCCCTGCTCTCCCTCACCGACGAGGGGCGTACGGCGGTGCTGGAGACCCGCGCCCACCGTCGCCGCCGACTCGAGCAGGTCCTCGCCGACTGGAGCCCCGAGGACCGGCGCGACTTCGCCCGGCTGGTCGCTCAGTTCAACGAGTCGACCGACCGACTGATCAGCGCCGAGCACGCCGCTGACAGCTGA
- a CDS encoding gluconokinase: MTQAASPDLPRVVVVMGVSSTGKTKVGTRLARQLGWRFVEGDELHPPANIEKMSAGTPLTDEDRWPWLDAIVEHVRAVLEEDTSVVVTCSALRRSYRDVLRGADPDGSVFFVHLHGTFTLLAERMDQREGHFMPAALLQSQFETLEPLEPDEVGALVDVTPPVHVVSAEAEREVRRGGQQA; encoded by the coding sequence ATGACCCAAGCCGCCTCTCCTGACCTCCCCCGGGTCGTCGTGGTCATGGGCGTCTCGTCGACCGGCAAGACGAAGGTCGGCACCCGGCTCGCACGTCAGCTGGGCTGGCGGTTCGTCGAGGGCGACGAGCTCCATCCCCCGGCCAACATCGAGAAGATGTCGGCCGGGACGCCCCTCACCGACGAGGACCGCTGGCCCTGGCTCGACGCGATCGTCGAGCACGTGCGTGCCGTGCTCGAGGAGGACACCTCCGTGGTGGTGACCTGTTCAGCGCTGCGTCGCAGCTATCGCGACGTGCTGCGCGGTGCCGACCCCGACGGGTCGGTGTTCTTCGTGCACCTGCACGGCACGTTCACCCTGCTGGCGGAGCGGATGGACCAGCGCGAGGGGCACTTCATGCCCGCAGCGCTGCTGCAGTCGCAGTTCGAGACCCTCGAGCCGCTGGAGCCCGACGAGGTCGGCGCACTCGTCGACGTCACGCCGCCCGTGCACGTTGTCTCCGCCGAGGCCGAGCGGGAGGTCCGCCGCGGCGGCCAGCAGGCCTGA
- the recO gene encoding DNA repair protein RecO — protein MPLYRDEAIVLRTQKLGEADRIVTVLSRQHGRIRAVAKGVRRTSSKFGSRLEPFNYVDLQLAEGRSLDVITQAETLTPYGARLGGDYDRYTAGTVMLETAERLVMEDKEPALQQFLLLLGALRALTESEGPADGVAVRGPLAVLDSFLLRSLAVAGYAPSFDACARCGVVGPHRAFSPAAGGALCPGCRVPGSASPADGTMLLLAALLTGDWARVQEADPRHGREAHTLVTAYLAWHLERGLKSLPHLVR, from the coding sequence GTGCCGCTCTATCGTGACGAGGCGATCGTCCTCCGGACCCAGAAGCTGGGTGAGGCCGACCGCATCGTGACCGTGCTGAGCCGCCAGCACGGGCGGATCCGGGCGGTGGCCAAGGGCGTGCGCCGGACGTCGTCGAAGTTCGGCTCGCGGCTCGAGCCGTTCAACTACGTCGACCTCCAGCTCGCCGAGGGCCGTTCGCTCGACGTCATCACCCAGGCCGAGACCCTCACGCCGTACGGCGCCCGCCTGGGTGGGGACTACGACCGCTACACCGCCGGCACCGTGATGCTCGAGACCGCCGAGCGGCTGGTGATGGAGGACAAGGAGCCGGCGTTGCAGCAGTTCCTGCTGCTGCTGGGCGCGCTGCGAGCTCTGACGGAGAGCGAAGGCCCCGCAGACGGCGTCGCGGTGCGCGGCCCGTTGGCCGTCCTCGACTCGTTCCTGCTGCGCTCGCTGGCCGTGGCCGGCTACGCGCCGAGCTTCGATGCGTGCGCACGCTGTGGCGTCGTGGGCCCGCACCGCGCGTTCTCGCCGGCCGCCGGTGGCGCACTGTGCCCCGGGTGTCGCGTCCCGGGCTCGGCGAGCCCGGCCGACGGCACGATGCTGCTGCTCGCCGCCCTGCTCACCGGCGACTGGGCACGCGTGCAGGAGGCGGACCCGCGCCACGGGCGCGAGGCGCACACGCTCGTCACCGCCTACCTCGCCTGGCACCTCGAGCGCGGGCTCAAGTCGTTGCCGCACCTCGTGCGGTAG
- a CDS encoding metal ABC transporter permease — protein MSLLSYQFMQYALVAALLTGLAAPAVGTFLVQRRLSLLGDGIGHIAVTGVALGLLTGTSPTLAAVLVAIAGAVVIEVIRTYGRSGGDVALALIFYGGIAGGVLLTGLAGQGPNVLYAYLFGSITTVSGTDLLVTVILAVSVLVIALGLAPRLFAVAQDPEFARAAGLRVGFYNILVSAMAAVTVTVAMRTVGLLLVSALMVVPVATAQQLSRGFRATLAGAMVLGCIASVAGLLISAYVDVAPGATIVLLTLAGFGLTWPVGAVIRRRRRIASPFPADEVAEAYERAHAAEDHEHGPDCGHRAVPHGDHVDYLHDGHRHAPHGAHYDEH, from the coding sequence ATGAGCCTGCTCTCCTACCAGTTCATGCAGTACGCCCTCGTGGCGGCGCTGCTGACCGGTCTCGCTGCGCCCGCCGTCGGCACCTTCCTCGTGCAGCGCCGGCTGTCCCTGCTCGGCGACGGCATCGGCCACATCGCGGTGACCGGCGTGGCGCTGGGACTGCTCACCGGGACCTCGCCGACCCTCGCCGCCGTCCTGGTGGCGATCGCGGGTGCGGTGGTCATCGAGGTGATCCGCACCTACGGCCGGTCCGGCGGTGACGTCGCCCTGGCACTGATCTTCTACGGCGGCATCGCCGGTGGCGTCCTGCTGACGGGACTCGCGGGTCAAGGCCCCAACGTGCTCTACGCCTACCTCTTCGGCTCGATCACGACGGTGTCGGGCACCGATCTGCTCGTCACCGTGATCCTCGCGGTCAGCGTCCTCGTGATCGCGCTCGGGCTGGCCCCGCGGCTGTTCGCCGTGGCCCAGGACCCCGAGTTCGCCCGCGCTGCCGGGCTGCGGGTCGGCTTCTACAACATCCTGGTTTCGGCGATGGCCGCCGTGACGGTCACGGTCGCGATGCGCACCGTCGGGCTGCTGTTGGTGAGCGCGCTGATGGTGGTGCCGGTGGCCACGGCGCAGCAACTCAGCCGAGGCTTCCGGGCGACGCTGGCCGGCGCGATGGTGCTGGGCTGCATCGCCTCGGTCGCCGGTCTGCTGATCTCGGCGTACGTCGACGTCGCTCCCGGCGCGACGATCGTGCTGCTCACCCTCGCCGGCTTCGGCCTGACGTGGCCGGTCGGCGCCGTCATCCGTCGCCGCCGCCGGATCGCCTCACCGTTCCCCGCCGACGAGGTGGCCGAGGCGTACGAGCGTGCGCACGCCGCCGAGGACCACGAGCACGGACCGGACTGTGGTCACCGTGCGGTCCCACACGGGGACCACGTCGACTACCTGCACGACGGACACCGGCACGCACCGCACGGCGCGCACTACGACGAGCACTGA
- a CDS encoding transposase, with amino-acid sequence MARSYRPVIRDQEFLLPPNMADWLPEDHLAWFVLDVVEQLDTARFHARRRTGGVGRAGYDPDMLLALLIYAYAVGERSSRRIERLCSDHVAFRVLCGQDAPDHTTIARFRAEHHDAVIDLFAQVLRLCADAGMVKVGVVAIDGTKIAANAARSALIHRWVES; translated from the coding sequence GTGGCTCGTTCCTATCGCCCGGTGATCCGGGATCAGGAGTTTCTTCTCCCGCCGAACATGGCGGACTGGCTGCCTGAGGACCACCTCGCGTGGTTCGTCCTCGACGTGGTCGAGCAGCTCGACACCGCGCGGTTCCACGCTCGTCGACGCACGGGCGGCGTGGGCCGGGCGGGTTATGACCCGGACATGCTGTTGGCGCTGTTGATCTACGCCTACGCGGTCGGCGAGCGGTCCTCACGACGCATCGAGCGACTGTGCAGCGACCACGTGGCGTTCCGGGTGTTGTGCGGCCAAGACGCCCCCGACCACACCACGATCGCCCGGTTCCGTGCCGAGCACCACGACGCGGTCATCGACTTGTTCGCCCAGGTGCTGCGGTTGTGCGCAGATGCCGGGATGGTCAAGGTCGGGGTGGTCGCGATCGATGGCACCAAGATCGCAGCGAACGCCGCGCGCTCAGCCCTGATCCACCGATGGGTGGAGAGTTGA
- a CDS encoding GntP family permease codes for MDALEPAYSTPVMLLIALGAVVILLTLIMVVRLHAFVALVLVSLVTALVAGIPIGDIPDVMLQFFGSTLGSVALLVALGVMLGRVLEVTGGAQVLADTLIGRFGEKRAPLALGVAALIFGFPIFFDAGLVVFLPIIMTVARRFGGSVLLYALPAAGAFAAMHAIVPPHPGPVAAADSLEASIGLTLLTGLGVALVSWFVGVYLLSRFLGARIHVPVSDLLFGEIKDDKEADGASRPPAFAVVLSLLLLPMLLISLNTVVDTLLTAGTIDEAWWTDTFLLIGQTPVALLISLLATFALLGSRVGSRNDLQQLVDDALGPICSIILITGAGGMFGGVLRTSGIGESLTGALGDVGIPLLLQAFLIAAALRVAQGSATVALTTAAGLVAAGAGGLSELQLVALVFAIAGGSTVLSHVNDSGFWLVSRFFGMDEKTTLKTWTVMETTLGTMMFVCSAVIWTIG; via the coding sequence ATGGACGCCCTCGAACCCGCCTACAGCACCCCGGTGATGCTGTTGATCGCCCTCGGGGCGGTCGTCATCCTGCTGACCCTGATCATGGTCGTGCGGCTGCACGCCTTCGTCGCCCTGGTCCTGGTCAGCCTCGTGACCGCACTGGTCGCCGGCATCCCCATCGGCGACATCCCGGACGTGATGCTGCAGTTCTTCGGCAGCACACTCGGATCCGTCGCCCTGCTCGTCGCGCTGGGAGTGATGCTGGGCCGGGTGCTCGAGGTGACCGGTGGGGCCCAGGTACTGGCCGACACGCTCATCGGCCGCTTCGGTGAGAAGCGCGCACCCCTTGCCCTTGGTGTCGCAGCCCTGATCTTCGGTTTCCCGATCTTCTTCGACGCCGGTCTGGTGGTCTTCCTGCCGATCATCATGACGGTGGCACGACGGTTCGGCGGCTCTGTCCTGCTCTACGCACTGCCTGCCGCGGGTGCGTTCGCCGCGATGCACGCGATCGTCCCGCCCCACCCCGGACCCGTCGCGGCTGCCGACTCCCTCGAGGCCAGCATCGGCCTGACGTTGCTCACCGGCCTGGGCGTGGCCCTGGTGTCGTGGTTCGTCGGCGTCTACCTACTGTCGCGCTTCCTCGGTGCGCGGATCCACGTCCCGGTGAGCGACCTGCTGTTCGGGGAGATCAAGGACGACAAGGAGGCCGACGGGGCCAGCCGACCGCCGGCGTTCGCGGTCGTCCTGTCCCTCCTGCTGCTGCCGATGCTGCTGATCTCGCTCAACACCGTCGTCGACACCCTGCTCACGGCCGGCACGATCGACGAGGCCTGGTGGACTGACACGTTCCTGCTGATCGGCCAGACCCCGGTCGCGCTGCTGATCAGCCTGTTGGCGACCTTCGCCCTCCTCGGTTCCCGGGTCGGCAGCCGCAACGACCTGCAGCAGCTCGTCGACGACGCGCTCGGCCCCATCTGCTCGATCATCCTCATCACCGGCGCCGGCGGCATGTTCGGTGGGGTCCTGCGCACCAGCGGCATCGGCGAGTCCCTCACCGGCGCCCTCGGCGACGTGGGCATCCCGTTGCTGCTGCAGGCCTTCCTCATCGCCGCTGCGCTGCGCGTCGCCCAGGGCTCCGCTACGGTCGCGCTCACCACGGCGGCGGGTCTGGTCGCCGCCGGTGCCGGCGGGCTGTCGGAGCTGCAGCTGGTGGCGCTGGTGTTCGCCATCGCCGGCGGGTCGACGGTGCTCTCCCACGTCAACGACTCCGGGTTCTGGCTGGTCAGCCGCTTCTTCGGCATGGACGAGAAGACAACGCTGAAGACCTGGACGGTCATGGAGACCACGCTCGGCACCATGATGTTCGTGTGCTCGGCCGTGATCTGGACGATCGGATGA
- a CDS encoding O-succinylhomoserine sulfhydrylase: MSGAEGWRPDTHAVRAGLGRTSYDETAEALFLTSGYVYPNAAEAEAAFAGESEHYMYSRFTNPTQTMLAERLCALEGAEACYPTATGMAAVFNALMALVRAGDRVVSARSLFGSCYNVIHDLLPRWGVDVEFVDGHDLEQWARALNRPTKAVFFETPSNPMHELVDVAAVSALAHDAGATVIVDNAFASPVLQRPLEQGADVVAYSATKHMDGQGRVLGGAILGSAEFVNGEVKTLMRNTGPSLSPFNAWVILKGLETLRLRVEHSSRNALDLAQWLEQRDGVSWVRYPTLASHPQVELAHRQMSGGGTIVTFEVAGGKERAFAVLDALELVDISNNFGDAKSLVTHPATTTHHKMGEEGRAAIGVTDGVIRLSVGLEDVEDLRADLDRALAT; this comes from the coding sequence GTGAGCGGCGCCGAGGGCTGGCGGCCCGACACGCACGCCGTGCGGGCCGGTCTCGGGCGGACGTCGTACGACGAGACGGCCGAGGCGCTCTTCCTCACCTCCGGCTACGTCTACCCCAACGCAGCCGAGGCGGAGGCAGCGTTCGCGGGGGAGTCGGAGCACTACATGTACTCCCGCTTCACCAACCCGACCCAGACGATGCTGGCCGAGCGTCTCTGCGCCCTCGAGGGTGCCGAGGCCTGCTACCCGACGGCGACGGGGATGGCGGCGGTCTTCAACGCGCTCATGGCGCTCGTGCGCGCCGGTGACCGGGTCGTGTCGGCCCGCAGCCTGTTCGGGTCCTGCTACAACGTGATCCACGACCTGCTGCCGCGGTGGGGCGTCGACGTGGAGTTTGTCGACGGCCACGACCTGGAGCAGTGGGCGCGGGCGCTCAACCGTCCGACCAAGGCGGTCTTCTTCGAGACGCCGTCGAACCCGATGCACGAGCTCGTCGACGTCGCCGCGGTCAGCGCGCTGGCGCACGACGCGGGCGCGACGGTGATCGTCGACAACGCCTTCGCCAGCCCCGTGCTGCAACGCCCGCTGGAGCAGGGTGCGGACGTCGTCGCCTACTCCGCGACCAAGCACATGGACGGTCAGGGCCGGGTGCTCGGCGGGGCGATCCTCGGATCGGCGGAGTTCGTCAACGGCGAGGTCAAGACCCTCATGCGCAACACCGGGCCGAGCCTGAGCCCGTTCAACGCCTGGGTGATCCTCAAGGGGCTGGAGACCTTGCGGCTCCGCGTCGAGCACTCCTCGCGCAACGCGCTCGACCTGGCGCAGTGGCTCGAGCAGCGCGACGGCGTGAGCTGGGTGCGCTACCCGACGCTGGCGTCGCACCCGCAGGTCGAGCTCGCGCACCGGCAGATGAGCGGAGGCGGCACGATCGTCACCTTCGAGGTGGCGGGCGGCAAGGAGCGCGCCTTCGCCGTGCTCGACGCCCTCGAGCTGGTCGACATCTCCAACAACTTCGGCGACGCCAAGTCGCTGGTCACCCACCCGGCCACCACGACCCACCACAAGATGGGTGAGGAGGGGCGTGCCGCGATCGGCGTGACCGACGGAGTCATCCGACTCAGCGTCGGGCTGGAGGACGTGGAGGATCTGCGCGCGGACCTCGACCGCGCGCTCGCGACCTGA